The genome window TATCCCTGACTTACAAAAGCCCCGAGCCACCCCTTACTCGTCGAACGCACAGTCGTGCCCGAAAAACTATGAAGGTGAAATCCGATCGCCCCCGGCGGCACCGACCACTTCGCCTCACGCCATGGCCCATACGCATTCTGGCGATACCAGCCCATATAAATCGCAGGCGCATCGTAGCGATCACGACCATCCATCGCTCGTTTTGTCTTCTCAAAATCGGTATCGAAAAATGCCTTCACCGCGAGATCGCCCGCCGCATTCATCCATTCATCTCCCTTCGCATGCGGCCCGCCAATATCGAAATACGCACGCCCGATCAGCCCCTCTGCCTCAGCCTGCATGCTCCGCTCGATCAAGTCGGTGACGGACTCGACGCTCGGCCCATCCAGACGGCTGACTCGAATCACACGCTTCGCGTCCAAGCGGGTCGGTTTGATGTTCGAGAACAATGGATTCGGCACAAATGCAGTCATCGGCAAATTTGCCGGTGACGCTAACAAAGCCAGTTCGCCATCGACCGAACCATTATTCACCTGAAACTGCTTCGGCAACTGTCCCAAGTTCGCCTCCAACAGCGTCGAATCATTCGCGATCCTCAGCGGCACGCCCCGCGTCGTTACGAGATAGCTGATCTTATGCGTCGCAATCGACACACGCTCACGACCGACGATATCCCGCCCTGTCGCCTTCACTGCGGTCATCCAATTCTTGTCAATCAAGGCATTCAGCAGCGGATTGTATATCGCATCCACAAACTCACGCACCGACACCGTTTCCTTCGTCGGCATATCTAGCGCGATAATATTCTCCGACGGTATCCCCCGCTGCTCTGTATAATACTTAGCAATGTCGGCCGAGCCGCTATCGTTGGTATTTACCAGCACCACCACATGATCTGCCTCGTCCGCAGCCAACCGAACAAGAGCGACTGCACCGACACACATAAGACCAACAATAGATAAGGAAATTTTTCTAAAAGACATAAAGTT of Lentimonas sp. CC4 contains these proteins:
- a CDS encoding TIGR03790 family protein, coding for MSFRKISLSIVGLMCVGAVALVRLAADEADHVVVLVNTNDSGSADIAKYYTEQRGIPSENIIALDMPTKETVSVREFVDAIYNPLLNALIDKNWMTAVKATGRDIVGRERVSIATHKISYLVTTRGVPLRIANDSTLLEANLGQLPKQFQVNNGSVDGELALLASPANLPMTAFVPNPLFSNIKPTRLDAKRVIRVSRLDGPSVESVTDLIERSMQAEAEGLIGRAYFDIGGPHAKGDEWMNAAGDLAVKAFFDTDFEKTKRAMDGRDRYDAPAIYMGWYRQNAYGPWREAKWSVPPGAIGFHLHSFSGTTVRSTSKGWLGAFVSQGYCATVGNVYEPYLEYTHHPQMLLEALLEGHTFGEAVMFSNPALSWQGVAIGDPLYRPFKVGLDAQLKESMKSPFSAYLCLRQINRLEAEGKTDEALSFARTQLVRQPSLPLAYKLATLYAAAGEDQKAVEALRVVRYITVFSREDVVLVQQIASFLNKHNESGLALDLYKKLIDQQGLEKALRISLLEGGAKIALSQGDAGLSSNWTLTARKLKVPPAKKK